The genomic stretch AGCGCCGACAGCCCGCCGTAGGTCGCACACCTGCGCCACCCGCACCCCGGCGAGTGGCCGGCACCTGGCACCGCTCCCCATCCTGCTCGGCAAGGCTCAGGCGTATACTTCGGCCGACGGATTCCCTCGGAGGCCTTGATGTCGGCCCTGTCCACCATCCATGAACTCGACCCGGCACCGCGAATCCTGCTGGGTCCGGGCCCCAGCATGGTCCCGCCGCGCGTGCTGCGCGCTCTGGCCACCCCCCCCACCGGTCACCTCGATCCCGATTTCCTCGTCATCCTCGACGATGTGCGCTGCCTGCTGCAGTTCGTCTTCCAGACGCAGAATGAGTTGACCTTGGCTGTTCCCGGCACCGGCACAGCCGGCATGGAAGCTGTGTTGAGCAACTTGATCGAGCCGGGGGACTCGGTGCTCGCCTGCGCTGCCGGGTACTTCGGAGAGCGCCTGGCGGCGATGGCGGAGCGGCACGGCGCCGAGGTCGAACGTTTGGAGCGAAGCTGGGGACAGGTGTTCGGGGCTGAGGAGATCCACCAGGCGGTGCAACGTAAGGCGTACAAGTTGGTGACACTCGTCCACGCCGAGACCTCTACCGGGGCCTGGCAGCCGGACATCCCTGCCATCGCCCGCGACGTGCACGCCTCCGGTGCCCTGCTGGTGCTGGATGTCGTGACCTCGCTCGGCGGCCTGCCCGTGGAAATCGATGCGTGGGATATCGATGCGGCCTACGGAGCCTCACAGAAGTGCTTGTCGGCACCCTCCGGGCTTTCGCCGGTCACACTCGGGGCGCGTGCCCGCGCCGTCATTGCCGGCCGCCGCCGCCC from Anaerolineales bacterium encodes the following:
- a CDS encoding alanine--glyoxylate aminotransferase family protein; the protein is MSALSTIHELDPAPRILLGPGPSMVPPRVLRALATPPTGHLDPDFLVILDDVRCLLQFVFQTQNELTLAVPGTGTAGMEAVLSNLIEPGDSVLACAAGYFGERLAAMAERHGAEVERLERSWGQVFGAEEIHQAVQRKAYKLVTLVHAETSTGAWQPDIPAIARDVHASGALLVLDVVTSLGGLPVEIDAWDIDAAYGASQKCLSAPSGLSPVTLGARARAVIAGRRRPPSVFYLDLESLLRYWGEPHAYHHTSPIQTFYGLHEALRLVYQEGLQARFERHQRLARSLWSGLESLGLEMLMPEAVRLPTLTTPLLPPGVNDAEIRTRLREEFNLEIAGGFGALAGRVWRIGLMGHSCRAENVVLLLAALEATLRPAKG